In Sphingomonas sp. SUN019, one genomic interval encodes:
- a CDS encoding Atxe2 family lasso peptide isopeptidase: MMRTLLGRFGARLAFALAAGAFASMAGTAHACSPFSPASRSAGGAAVTPGDLVALRDVGQSDASQTQGTAFGISPDGSRIALLVRRGDVASNTYCQALVVVTIGSAGGPKIIEVDAQPVGWAPNTRGWAIPNGAFRPNPPKWSPDGRLVAFLKPVAGKQQVLAIDLASRAAKLATAAAGGVDDFAWTPSGTAIVYATRPGLPAHEAAVKKEARTGFHYDDRISPMFALRPMIPSNLGIAYRVESVGQADERSATATERALVDPETVPGRPAGAFAFAADGSGRRAALMASDPERFWFSARILIRENNSIAEKCLHPTCRGLLFNVWLTDGAVIYLRREGWADSLTAIYRWQAGQVPRRLFATEDALTGCTMTESRLVCGREASRQPRRLWTLDTVTGAQDIIFDPNPGFTGHRLARVERLRWQSLGGAEGYGDLVVPGGPPPTQGFPMIVVQYRTRGFLRGGVGDEYPIFALAARGFAVLSLEEASFDRYVASDPATRVTAQSYRAAERDNGERRLQQANLEAGVAAARGRVRIDMARLGATGISDAASSAVYALATSNLFSVAALGTPVIDPTVLALGGHSLQRQFRELGYPPFAGDQGAFYRPIAMVPNAERFRVPMLFQWSATEYLGGMVSMAALEEARVPVDLYIYPGEYHVKSQPAHRLAVYERNLDWFDFWLNNRETADPEKREQYQRWRALRDQACAATPLARIALQLCNQASTSTSADSRG, encoded by the coding sequence ATGATGCGGACGTTGTTAGGACGTTTCGGCGCGCGTCTTGCCTTCGCGCTCGCCGCTGGCGCGTTCGCCTCGATGGCTGGGACAGCCCACGCGTGCTCGCCGTTTTCGCCTGCCAGCCGATCCGCGGGCGGCGCGGCAGTAACGCCCGGCGATCTCGTGGCGTTGCGCGATGTCGGCCAGAGCGACGCCAGCCAGACACAGGGGACTGCTTTCGGCATCTCGCCCGACGGTTCGCGGATCGCGCTTTTGGTCCGGCGTGGCGATGTCGCAAGCAACACCTACTGCCAGGCCCTCGTCGTTGTCACGATCGGATCAGCTGGAGGACCGAAGATCATCGAGGTCGACGCGCAGCCGGTCGGATGGGCACCGAATACGCGAGGATGGGCGATACCGAACGGCGCCTTTCGACCCAATCCTCCCAAATGGTCGCCGGACGGCCGTCTGGTGGCCTTCCTGAAGCCCGTCGCGGGCAAGCAACAGGTGCTGGCGATCGATCTCGCGAGCCGCGCGGCGAAGCTCGCGACCGCGGCGGCGGGCGGCGTGGACGATTTCGCCTGGACGCCAAGCGGAACCGCGATCGTCTACGCAACCAGGCCGGGGCTTCCGGCCCACGAAGCGGCGGTCAAAAAGGAGGCGCGAACCGGCTTTCACTATGACGATCGGATCTCGCCGATGTTCGCGCTGCGGCCGATGATACCGAGCAACCTCGGCATCGCCTATCGCGTCGAGTCTGTTGGTCAAGCCGACGAACGATCGGCAACCGCGACCGAGCGAGCGCTGGTCGATCCAGAAACAGTCCCCGGTCGGCCGGCCGGTGCCTTCGCCTTTGCAGCGGATGGGTCCGGTCGCCGGGCCGCGCTGATGGCGAGCGACCCGGAGCGCTTCTGGTTTTCGGCGCGGATTCTAATCAGGGAAAACAACAGCATTGCCGAAAAATGCTTGCACCCGACCTGCAGAGGCCTGCTTTTCAACGTATGGTTGACGGATGGTGCCGTCATCTACCTGCGGCGTGAGGGATGGGCAGACAGCCTGACGGCGATCTACCGGTGGCAGGCAGGGCAGGTGCCTCGGAGACTGTTCGCCACCGAGGACGCGTTGACGGGCTGCACGATGACCGAATCGCGTCTGGTTTGCGGTCGCGAAGCATCGCGTCAGCCGCGTCGTCTCTGGACGCTGGATACCGTGACCGGGGCGCAGGATATTATCTTCGACCCTAACCCCGGATTTACTGGCCACCGCCTCGCCCGGGTCGAGCGTCTGCGCTGGCAAAGCCTTGGTGGTGCCGAGGGCTACGGTGATCTTGTCGTGCCGGGCGGACCGCCCCCGACGCAAGGCTTTCCGATGATCGTGGTCCAGTATCGAACGCGGGGATTTCTACGCGGCGGGGTCGGGGACGAATATCCCATCTTTGCGCTGGCGGCGCGCGGTTTTGCGGTGCTGAGCCTCGAGGAAGCCAGCTTCGACCGCTATGTAGCGAGCGATCCGGCGACCAGAGTCACCGCGCAATCGTATCGCGCCGCAGAACGGGACAATGGCGAGCGCCGTCTGCAGCAAGCAAATCTCGAAGCGGGCGTCGCCGCTGCACGCGGCAGGGTCAGGATCGATATGGCCCGGCTCGGCGCGACCGGTATTAGCGATGCGGCATCGAGCGCCGTCTACGCGCTTGCGACCAGCAATCTCTTCAGCGTTGCGGCGCTTGGAACGCCGGTGATCGACCCAACGGTCTTGGCGTTGGGCGGGCATTCGCTGCAGCGGCAGTTTCGTGAGCTGGGCTATCCCCCGTTCGCCGGCGATCAAGGCGCGTTCTACCGGCCAATCGCAATGGTCCCGAATGCCGAGCGCTTCCGCGTGCCGATGTTGTTTCAATGGTCCGCGACTGAATATCTCGGCGGCATGGTATCGATGGCGGCGCTCGAGGAAGCGCGCGTGCCGGTCGACCTGTATATCTATCCCGGCGAATACCACGTGAAGTCGCAACCCGCGCACCGGCTTGCGGTCTACGAACGCAATCTCGACTGGTTCGACTTCTGGCTCAACAATCGGGAAACTGCCGATCCAGAAAAGCGCGAACAATATCAGCGCTGGCGCGCGCTTCGCGACCAGGCTTGCGCAGCGACACCGTTGGCACGGATAGCGCTCCAGCTCTGCAACCAGGCTTCCACGTCGACGAGTGCTGACAGCCGGGGATAG
- a CDS encoding TonB-dependent receptor: MKKRLLATGCLLAMTIGLGGRACAQTNAKTVAFALEPQDLDRALVEVGRATGREIIVAADAASGKRAPRLVGRLSADDAIRRLIAGTDLIAEFRDDVVLIRAAATAGAGAAATSDVVVTGTRIRGGVSASPLKVLSARQIRDAGQSDLGEVARSLPQNFNGGQNPEVGVGAPGDNQNLDAASSLNLRGLGGDATLTLLNGHRLAYDGAAQAIDISTIPLAAVERIEIVPDGASALYGSDAVGGVANVILKRDFRGFETSARIDVPTEGGGTEQQYNATAGTVWRGGGVLATYNFNQSDQITAGQRNITQRLAPTTTLLREQHHHSALVNFHQKVAHNVTFELDGLYSHRRSFGTTPFTLDGDSRDFGVESYSRTESYSIAPRLIVDLGEAWQATLQGVYARTNVAYESLYYSSGTVFLQFSGCACNRLATVEASAEGALFALPGGEARLAFGGGIRNAAYHYTRLGSADFDRERHTVFGYGELSLPLVSASNATTGLRQLSLSVAGRYEKYGGPSGVLSPKLGIVYAPSDGIDVKATWGRSFKAPTLNQQYSPSFFNLINASDLGFVTFPPPSTIAIVDGGSATLRPERARTWSATIDFHPVAAPGARFSIGYFNVDFTDRVQLPIDSLFGSLGNPIYAAFILASPSVTQVNDAIAATSAGLQNQTGRPFDPAEVVAIVDQRYRNVAREKASGVDVAASYTHQMEGGRSIAVTIDASHLTSSRVLIPGLSPVQLAGRIFYPPRFRGRGGLTWTSPRLTLAGYVNYVGEVDDRRAATPRSVSGQTTVDVALRARLAEQGWLSGTELALSVRNALNDLPSAINTGFAYATPYDSTNYSAVGRVIGVQLTRRF; this comes from the coding sequence ATGAAAAAGCGGCTCTTGGCGACCGGTTGTCTGCTCGCGATGACGATCGGGCTGGGCGGTCGGGCGTGTGCGCAGACCAACGCGAAGACGGTCGCCTTCGCGCTTGAGCCGCAAGATCTCGATCGCGCGCTCGTCGAGGTCGGAAGGGCGACAGGCCGGGAGATCATCGTCGCAGCCGACGCGGCCAGCGGTAAACGCGCCCCGCGACTTGTTGGCCGGCTATCCGCAGACGACGCCATCCGCCGTCTGATCGCGGGGACTGATTTGATCGCTGAATTCCGCGACGACGTCGTGCTGATCCGCGCGGCGGCCACTGCCGGTGCTGGCGCGGCCGCCACCAGCGATGTCGTCGTGACGGGTACGCGGATTCGCGGCGGCGTGTCGGCGTCCCCGCTGAAAGTGCTCAGCGCAAGGCAGATTCGCGATGCCGGGCAAAGCGATCTGGGCGAGGTAGCGCGCAGCCTTCCGCAGAACTTCAACGGCGGCCAGAATCCTGAGGTTGGCGTTGGCGCGCCGGGCGACAATCAGAACCTCGACGCGGCATCCAGCCTGAACCTGCGTGGTCTCGGGGGCGATGCGACGCTGACGTTGCTCAACGGCCACCGCCTTGCCTATGACGGCGCGGCCCAGGCGATCGACATTTCCACGATCCCGCTGGCGGCGGTCGAGCGGATCGAGATCGTGCCCGACGGCGCCTCGGCGCTCTATGGATCGGACGCGGTCGGTGGCGTCGCGAACGTCATCCTCAAGCGCGATTTTCGCGGCTTCGAGACGAGCGCGCGGATTGACGTGCCGACGGAGGGCGGCGGGACCGAGCAGCAATATAATGCGACGGCCGGGACGGTCTGGCGCGGCGGGGGCGTGCTTGCGACGTACAACTTCAATCAAAGCGATCAGATAACCGCCGGACAACGCAATATTACGCAGCGCCTCGCGCCCACGACGACGCTGCTGCGCGAGCAACATCATCACAGCGCGCTCGTCAACTTTCATCAGAAGGTCGCGCACAACGTGACCTTTGAGCTCGATGGTCTGTATTCCCATCGGCGTTCGTTCGGGACGACGCCGTTTACGCTCGATGGCGATTCCAGGGACTTTGGTGTGGAAAGCTACAGTCGCACGGAGTCCTATTCGATCGCGCCAAGGCTTATCGTCGATCTCGGCGAGGCGTGGCAGGCGACACTGCAAGGGGTCTATGCGCGCACCAACGTTGCCTATGAGAGCCTTTACTACTCCTCAGGGACCGTGTTTCTCCAGTTCTCCGGATGCGCGTGCAACCGCCTGGCAACGGTCGAAGCGAGCGCCGAGGGCGCCTTGTTCGCCTTGCCCGGCGGAGAGGCGCGTCTTGCGTTCGGCGGCGGCATCCGGAACGCCGCCTATCACTATACGCGGCTCGGAAGCGCGGACTTCGATCGCGAACGCCACACGGTGTTCGGCTATGGCGAACTATCGCTGCCGCTGGTATCGGCCAGCAATGCGACGACCGGCCTCCGCCAGCTCTCGCTAAGCGTCGCCGGACGTTACGAGAAATACGGCGGCCCAAGCGGTGTTCTCAGCCCGAAACTTGGTATCGTCTACGCGCCGAGCGATGGCATCGACGTGAAAGCTACCTGGGGTCGATCGTTCAAGGCACCGACGCTCAACCAGCAATATTCCCCAAGTTTCTTCAATCTCATCAATGCCAGCGATCTCGGGTTCGTCACCTTTCCGCCGCCATCGACGATCGCGATCGTCGATGGTGGCAGCGCTACCCTCAGGCCAGAACGCGCAAGGACATGGTCGGCGACGATCGACTTCCACCCCGTGGCAGCGCCGGGCGCACGGTTCAGCATTGGCTATTTCAACGTCGACTTTACCGACAGGGTCCAGTTGCCGATCGACAGCCTGTTCGGCTCACTCGGCAACCCGATCTACGCTGCGTTCATCCTGGCGTCGCCGAGCGTGACGCAGGTCAATGACGCCATCGCGGCGACGAGCGCCGGTTTGCAGAACCAGACCGGCAGGCCCTTCGATCCGGCGGAAGTGGTCGCGATCGTCGATCAACGCTACCGCAACGTCGCTCGCGAGAAGGCCTCGGGCGTCGATGTCGCGGCCAGCTATACGCACCAGATGGAGGGCGGCCGGTCGATCGCGGTGACGATCGATGCGAGCCATCTGACGAGCAGCCGCGTCCTTATTCCCGGGCTTTCGCCGGTGCAGCTGGCGGGCAGGATATTCTACCCGCCGCGATTTCGCGGTCGTGGCGGCCTGACGTGGACGAGTCCGCGGCTGACGCTCGCGGGTTATGTGAACTACGTCGGCGAAGTCGATGATCGACGCGCTGCCACGCCGCGGTCGGTGTCCGGTCAAACAACGGTCGACGTGGCGCTCCGCGCCCGGCTCGCGGAGCAAGGTTGGCTGAGCGGCACCGAATTGGCGCTGTCGGTCCGCAATGCGCTCAATGATCTGCCCTCTGCGATCAACACCGGGTTCGCTTATGCGACGCCCTACGATTCTACCAATTATTCGGCGGTCGGTCGCGTCATCGGCGTTCAGCTCACGCGGCGATTCTGA
- a CDS encoding FecR domain-containing protein codes for MSEDTNPSVGRSQLRAEAAAWFARMRGPEAGLHHVAFEQWLARGALHRRAYNRISEIFSAGKLLKEPPAPSKRWSTPLLIGAALLLAAGLALATIVRTLPYEPAARASDDGAQFVSVTGQLRRIALSDGSIVTLDSDSLVTVRFDAGTRLLQLERGRARFDVKHERRRFVVIAGDTRVTARGTVFDVRFRTPDAIDVDLLRGAVEVVRTPVEKSAAARVDRIVLQAGQTIASRADGTLSPPAPRLEAPSWTSRLLAFDRTPLADVMAQANRYSVDKIVASDGEIAALRLSGTLRVGETGQLAERLATLFDLDVDTRAPGRIVLRRRTQK; via the coding sequence ATGAGCGAAGACACGAATCCGTCAGTCGGGCGTAGCCAGCTGCGCGCGGAGGCCGCGGCATGGTTCGCGCGCATGCGCGGTCCGGAAGCCGGACTCCACCACGTCGCGTTCGAGCAATGGCTGGCTCGCGGTGCGCTCCATCGCCGCGCCTATAACCGGATCTCGGAGATATTTTCGGCCGGAAAGCTGCTAAAGGAGCCGCCCGCACCATCGAAGCGATGGTCAACTCCCCTTTTGATTGGCGCTGCGCTTCTGCTGGCGGCGGGACTGGCGCTTGCCACGATCGTCCGGACCCTGCCGTACGAACCGGCCGCCCGAGCGTCTGACGACGGCGCCCAGTTCGTGAGCGTCACCGGACAGTTGCGCCGTATCGCGCTCAGCGACGGCTCGATCGTTACGCTGGACAGCGACAGCCTTGTTACCGTGCGGTTCGATGCCGGAACCCGACTGCTTCAGCTCGAACGCGGCCGCGCGCGGTTCGACGTGAAGCACGAGCGGCGGCGGTTCGTCGTCATTGCCGGCGATACGCGCGTCACGGCGCGCGGAACGGTCTTCGACGTAAGGTTCCGTACGCCCGATGCGATCGATGTCGATCTGCTGCGCGGCGCGGTTGAGGTGGTGCGAACGCCCGTCGAGAAAAGCGCTGCGGCGCGCGTGGATCGCATAGTGCTGCAAGCCGGGCAGACGATCGCAAGCCGCGCCGACGGCACGCTGTCGCCGCCCGCGCCCCGGCTCGAGGCGCCGTCCTGGACATCGCGGCTCCTGGCGTTCGATCGCACGCCGCTCGCAGACGTGATGGCGCAGGCGAACCGCTACAGCGTCGACAAAATCGTCGCCAGCGACGGCGAGATTGCAGCGCTGAGGCTGTCCGGCACGCTGCGCGTCGGCGAGACAGGGCAACTGGCGGAGCGGTTGGCCACGCTCTTCGACCTCGATGTCGACACGCGCGCGCCGGGCCGCATCGTCCTGCGTCGTCGCACGCAAAAATAA
- a CDS encoding RNA polymerase sigma factor → MRASTALCASDVCFQASRPRAAKATIAVSTVVDGANRARVPRATTWLSDLFRAEQPRLARYLRRRIHDADEAADLLQEAFARLASVRHPIPLRRPEAYLQRIVRNLIVDRTRRRGPRGLDHVALDDCTLPIVPPEQEHAIKAQDLMRCYRAALDGLTPRTREVFLLHRVEETTYVDIARRLGISVATVEYHMTRALIHLDEALGE, encoded by the coding sequence GTGCGTGCCAGCACCGCTTTATGCGCGAGTGATGTATGTTTCCAGGCTTCACGCCCGAGAGCGGCCAAGGCAACGATTGCCGTATCGACCGTGGTTGACGGTGCAAACCGGGCCCGCGTGCCGCGCGCCACGACTTGGCTTTCAGACCTGTTCCGCGCGGAGCAGCCGCGATTGGCGCGGTATCTTCGTCGGCGGATCCATGATGCCGACGAGGCGGCGGACCTGTTGCAGGAGGCCTTCGCCAGGCTCGCGTCGGTCCGGCACCCGATCCCGCTGCGGCGACCCGAAGCGTATCTGCAACGCATCGTCCGAAACCTCATTGTCGATCGCACGCGTCGCCGCGGTCCGCGCGGCCTTGATCACGTCGCGCTCGACGATTGCACGTTGCCAATCGTGCCGCCCGAACAGGAACATGCGATCAAGGCGCAAGACCTGATGCGTTGCTATCGTGCCGCGCTCGATGGCCTGACCCCCCGCACCCGCGAGGTATTTCTGCTGCACCGCGTTGAAGAAACCACGTACGTCGATATCGCTCGCAGGCTGGGTATCTCCGTCGCTACGGTTGAATATCATATGACGCGCGCACTGATCCATCTCGACGAGGCGCTCGGGGAATGA